The genomic region TATAACTATACTCCCAGAAAAGAAGAGAGAGTTGCTCTCGAAATCGAGAACCAAAACTAGGAAATTATACATGGAAAAACTCCATTGGATACCATACGACGCACATAACGAACTAACACCTGTGTAATCTAATTTAATGTAGTATACTTGAAATCTGATCAAAAtgaatctaataaattaaaatatatcaaCTATTTGGGTCAAACGACATTTCCGAATTCTTCCCTTCTTGCAAGAAAACAGAGCAATGACCTTGCTGAAACCTCGttattatacacattgAGGTTGGAAACCAAATAGGTTCCAACCCTCTTGGGCATAGGGTCCTCAAAATTAGTAAGAATGTTGTAAAGAACATTCACAGGGAGTGTTTTATTCTCCCCTTCATTTCCTGTGTAGAATTTTGAAACCCTATCGAAGGCGTTTTTGAATTTTTGGATATCTTCTGAGTgcatatatatttgatttcCATATCCGTCCTCATTTACTTGTTCCCCTTCCTATTTTCCatgtttaaataaatatttttaccTCATTCTCATTACTAG from Theileria annulata chromosome 1, complete sequence, *** SEQUENCING IN PROGRESS *** harbors:
- a CDS encoding uncharacterized protein (Tap349e08.q2ks7.cand.28 - score = 20.09), whose product is MEVNSYFEELCTQVYNYYGKARNVDPKKHALVMLRSMGEFWTEEELKNALSNLNYGQEFLSFTDFRRLAKSKWYEPTSNENEEGEQVNEDGYGNQIYMHSEDIQKFKNAFDRVSKFYTGNEGENKTLPVNVLYNILTNFEDPMPKRVGTYLVSNLNVYNNEVSARSLLCFLARREEFGNVV